The following DNA comes from Mucilaginibacter jinjuensis.
TGATCAGGTTCGATTCGGAAGGCAAACTCCTGGGCAATGAAGAAACTTTCACAGCCGAACTACGCACCATACCCGGCGTGGTAGATGCCAGCTTTACCCAGCACAATTTAGTAGGCCGCAATTTTGGCACAGCTGTAGTAAGTTGGGAGGGCAACAATGACCAAACAACCTATTTTGAAGGTTTTTACGGCGGCTATAAGTTTGTGGAAACCATGGGCATGCAAATGGCCGCGGGCAGGGCTTTCTCTAAAAACTATGGCGATGAGAGCAATAAGGTTTTACTTAATGAAACCGCTGTTGCCGCTATGCACCTTACCAACCCGGTAGGTAAAACGATAAAAATTTTTAACCAGCCTTTACAGGTTATCGGCGTGGTAAAAGATTTCCATTACGAATCGTTACACCAGGCAGTTACACCATCATATATTGAACTTGCTGTTGACAATAGCCCCTGGTATAAAATTATGGTACGAATCAAAGGTGCGGATCAAAAAGAAACCATTGCACGGATCCAGCATTTATACGAAAGCTTTAATCCCGGTTTCCCATTCTCTTATAACTTTTTGGATGAAGCTTATCAAAAGCAATACGAAACCGAAGCACGGGTTTCTACAATAGCTCAATATTTTTCATTCCTCGCTATACTAATCTCATGCCTTGGTTTGTTCGGACTGGTAGCCTTTACTGCACAAAAACGCCAGAAAGAAATTGGCGTGCGTAAAGTAATCGGCGCTTCGGTTAACGGCATTACTATTATGCTCGCTAAAGATTTTCTGAAACTGGTATTCATAGCCGTAGCCATTGCCTTCCCGATAGCCTGGTGGGTAATGTACCAGTGGCTGCAGGGTTTTGCCTACCGCATCAGCATTGACCCGGGTGTATTTATAATTTCGGGGACTTCCATCCTATTGATTACCATATTAACCGTAAGTTTTCAGGCTATTAAGGCAGCGATGGCTAACCCGGTTAAGAGCCTGAGAAGCGAGTAAAATCAAACCTTATTTATGTTATCGAAGACGTTCTTTCAACAAGGAACGTCTTTTTTTGTATATCATTTGAAACAAATGATTATTCATATAATCTAATTGTTCTAATTTCAATTATGCAAATCAACAAGCAAAATCAATTACAAGCGGTGTTTATGATACCACCCAAAGTGCATTTGCTTGATATTACCGGGCCTGCTCACATTTTTTACGAGGCCGCTTGCTACGGTGCACCGGTAACTTCGCTTTTCAGCAGTATTATTACCAATCAGAGCGAATCTGTGAGCAGCAGTGCATTGGCGTTTCATCAGCTTACACCGTTTGATCAGCTTAGTTTAAATCCCGGTGATCTGGTGTTTGTGCCCGGCCTGGATAGTGCATTATTGCTCGACAATCAGTTTATTGAGGCTACCCGCTCTTTTCAATACTGGCTAAAAGCACAGCATCAAAAAGGTGTAACTATTTGCTCGGTATGCACGGGCACATTTTTACTGGCTGCCGCGGAATTGCTTGATAACCGCGAATGTACCACCCACTGGAAATACGCCGAACGTTTCAAACAAATACATCCCAAAGCCCGGCTGCAAACCAACCGCCTGTTTGTAAAGGAAGATAATATTTACACCAGCGCCGGCGTATCGTCGGGAATTGATCTGGCACTTTATCTTATTGAGCAGATCTGGGGTGCACATTTTGCTGCGCAGATAGCCAAAGAAGTGGTGATCTATTTCCGCAGGACCATTGACGACCCGCAGTTGAGCGTCTTCACCCAATACCGCAACCATTTGGATGACCGGGTCCACCATGTGCAGGATGTTTTATCCCAATCGCTCGATCGTAAATTATCTATTGATGAACTCGCTGCTGAGGTAAATATGAGCCCCCGTAACCTCACCCGTTCGTTTAAGAAAACTACCCAGATAACCATCGGTGAATACCTTGATAAGCTACGCACCGAACGTGCCGAACAACTGATAAACGAAGGGCACTCTTTACAAGCTACAGCATTGCACTGCGGCTTAAAAAGCGTGAACAGTCTGCGGCAATTACTCAATAATCAGCACTTGGTTGGACAGAAATAATGGCCTGATACTGCCTGCTGTTGTCCTTATTTGATTCTTTGTAGTCTATAGATTTGAGCAAAACTATTAGCTATGAAAATATTATTCTGTTGTTTATTAATACTGTTAAGTGTGGTTACCGTACAACCAGCTTCTTCTCAAACTAAAACGGCGGCTAAAGCCAAAACCGCTTATTTCTGCGATCCCTGCGGTAACGATTGCGACAAAATTGCTTTCGATAAACCCGGCAAATGCCCGCATTGCGGTATGACCCTCACCTTGCAAGATGTAGCCACTCACGAAAAAAACATGAACTTAAAACGATTAAAAGTACTTTTCTACCTGCAGGATGGCGTAGAAGTTTTAGATTTTGCCGGACCAATGGAAGTATTTTCATACGCGGGCTTCGATGTAGCCGTTGTATCTAAAACCAAAGACCCAATTGTTGCACAGGGGGTACTAAAAATAATACCACAGTACAGTATCAATGATGCACCAGCTGCAGATATCCTGGCCTTTTTTGGTGGCAGCGCGTGGAATGCTGTTAAAGAACCGTCGGTAATTAAGTGGGTGCAGGATGCGCCTAAGCCACAGTACTATTTTTCGGTTTGTACGGGTGCTTTTATACTAGGCAAAGCAGGCATGCTCGATGGTTTAACCGTAACCACATTTCACGAAAGTATTGAGGGTTTACAGCATGATGTACCCAAAGCCAAAGTACTATCAAACGTGCGGTTTGTTGATAACGGAAAGGTAATAACCACTGCAGGTATTTCGGCGGGCATTGATGGTGCTTTGCACCTGGTAGAAAAAATACGCGGCCGTGATGTTGCCGTACAAATTGCTAAATATATGGAGTACGATAAATGGGTACCTGCACAAGGTTTGGTTATGAAGCCTGTTGCTGCTACACCTTGATAACAATTAACTTAATCAGCATCATTCCACCAAAGCCACCCGGTAAACGAGCGGCTTTATTTATTTACTGTGCTTTTGATAAGCCCTTCATCGTTAATCAGTATTACATACTGCCCATCAATAGCAACCGTTGCGGTAAACTGGCGCTCTGTAGCCTGCATTGCTAAGCGCACATCTTTTCCTTTAACGGTTTGTTTGGGGTTGCTGCCCAGGTCATTTAAAGCAAGCGCATATTTCCCGTTCTTTCTCTGATACTCCTTTTGCCGATAGTAGATAAGCCACAAATACTGGCGTTGTGACTCTTCATCCGGAAGGCTAAACTGTGTATTTTCCTTTCTTGTAAATAGCAGGTATCCCCAACGTTCCGGGTAATGCATATCAATAATTCCCTGCGGCGACCATACCCAATTATGCTCGGGCAGGTTTTTACCTTTAACATCTGTAAGTTTTACGTATTTACCGTTTACTACCTTCGTATCCCATTCTACGCGCGAGAAATTGATGCGCCATAATTCACCTTCTTTAACCGTTTTTGTAAAACCCGTACGGATTGATTTTAATGGTATGGCCATTTCTATCGTCCAGCCTTTGTCTTCATCCCCGGCATTGTTTAATGTGCCATCAATTTTTACTGCAGATTGCAGCCCGCTTACATCCCAACCTATAAAGGGGTTGCCCTGGTTACGATAAGATTTCGACAAAAACAGATCGAATATTTTATTAAAAGCATTCACCTCTATTTCATCATACTGATGTGTGGTGTTATTAGGGTCGATAAATATCTCGAAATCGTTATCCTTAAAAATAATATCATCATGGTGGGTTTGTATGGCCCAAACATTTGGTTCCTGCAATTTTGCAGCAATAAACAGGGTCGAATCATCCCAAAGCATTTTTACCTGCGTGCGGAAAGTGGGCAAAGGTTTCAGGGAGCCTTCAATATCAACAAAATCTTCGGTCCACTGCGCTTTTTGCCAGGCGGCATCATCAAGGTTGCCATCAATGTTCGGCACTGCATCGGTGTGCTGTATTACATAACTTTTAGGCGTGGTAAACAATGGTTCTAAACCATTAAAAACATTTTGCGCCTTTAATGATGAAAAACTAAAAAGCAGAAAAAAGCCAGGTGTAACTTTTCGCGTAAAAGCCAATAAAAGGCGATATGATGACTTCAATTTGTACGTTATTTTAAGGTTGATCGTAATATTATAGAGGTAATATAAGCGTATTTACCCTTGTAAAAATTGCTGCAAAATAAAATCTTAATTTTACGGGTGATATATTGCCGATAATTTACACTTGTTATTAAAAGCATTATTTATGGAAGCATTAATGATTTCCGGAAATACCAAAGCAACCCGTGAGGCACTTTTTATAGCATTGTATCAAAAAGCCTTCCCCGCTGCCGCAAAGTATGTAAGCAAAATGGGTGGAAGCTTTGATGAAGCCAAAGACGTATTTCAGGATGCACTGGTGATTTATTACGAAAAAGCAGTAAGCAACCAAATTGCCATCCATGTTAATGAAAAGGCTTACCTGCTGGGCATCACCAAAAACCTGTGGATGCAAAAATATCGCGAAGACAGGCCAAACGTTCCTTTCGACAGTGCTGACATTGATACAGCTTTTGAAGATGCCAACGAGCCCGCAACAGAAAAGCTGATGCACTATCTCGAAACTGCCGGGCAAAAGTGTATGGAACTATTAAAGTCCTTTTACTACGATAATCTACCGGTAAAAAAGCTGGCCGACCTGTTTGGCTATACCAGCACCCACTCGGCTACAGTGCAGAAATATAAATGCCTGGAAAAGGTACGCGATACTGTTAAACAAAAATCATTGACTTATGAGGACTTCCTTAAATGAGCTTAAACAGATAGAGGATCATCTGTTGAGGTTAAGTCCTCCGGATGATACTTTACTCTTCGCAGCCAAAATGATCCTGGACACCAATTTGCGCAGCAATGTATTGCTGCAGCAACGCACCTACACGCTTGTACAGCAATATGGCCGTAAACAATTAAAGGCCGAAATAGAGGCTGTGCATCAGCAAATATTCAGCAATACGGCGCATCAAACTTTCGTCGATAAAATACTGAGCCTGTTTAAAAAGTAAACCAACAATTTATGTATACCGATAAAAATGAGTTCCGCAAATACGCGGTGGGGCATCG
Coding sequences within:
- a CDS encoding GlxA family transcriptional regulator, which produces MQINKQNQLQAVFMIPPKVHLLDITGPAHIFYEAACYGAPVTSLFSSIITNQSESVSSSALAFHQLTPFDQLSLNPGDLVFVPGLDSALLLDNQFIEATRSFQYWLKAQHQKGVTICSVCTGTFLLAAAELLDNRECTTHWKYAERFKQIHPKARLQTNRLFVKEDNIYTSAGVSSGIDLALYLIEQIWGAHFAAQIAKEVVIYFRRTIDDPQLSVFTQYRNHLDDRVHHVQDVLSQSLDRKLSIDELAAEVNMSPRNLTRSFKKTTQITIGEYLDKLRTERAEQLINEGHSLQATALHCGLKSVNSLRQLLNNQHLVGQK
- a CDS encoding DJ-1/PfpI family protein, yielding MKILFCCLLILLSVVTVQPASSQTKTAAKAKTAYFCDPCGNDCDKIAFDKPGKCPHCGMTLTLQDVATHEKNMNLKRLKVLFYLQDGVEVLDFAGPMEVFSYAGFDVAVVSKTKDPIVAQGVLKIIPQYSINDAPAADILAFFGGSAWNAVKEPSVIKWVQDAPKPQYYFSVCTGAFILGKAGMLDGLTVTTFHESIEGLQHDVPKAKVLSNVRFVDNGKVITTAGISAGIDGALHLVEKIRGRDVAVQIAKYMEYDKWVPAQGLVMKPVAATP
- a CDS encoding carbohydrate-binding family 9-like protein, with protein sequence MKSSYRLLLAFTRKVTPGFFLLFSFSSLKAQNVFNGLEPLFTTPKSYVIQHTDAVPNIDGNLDDAAWQKAQWTEDFVDIEGSLKPLPTFRTQVKMLWDDSTLFIAAKLQEPNVWAIQTHHDDIIFKDNDFEIFIDPNNTTHQYDEIEVNAFNKIFDLFLSKSYRNQGNPFIGWDVSGLQSAVKIDGTLNNAGDEDKGWTIEMAIPLKSIRTGFTKTVKEGELWRINFSRVEWDTKVVNGKYVKLTDVKGKNLPEHNWVWSPQGIIDMHYPERWGYLLFTRKENTQFSLPDEESQRQYLWLIYYRQKEYQRKNGKYALALNDLGSNPKQTVKGKDVRLAMQATERQFTATVAIDGQYVILINDEGLIKSTVNK
- a CDS encoding RNA polymerase sigma factor — translated: MEALMISGNTKATREALFIALYQKAFPAAAKYVSKMGGSFDEAKDVFQDALVIYYEKAVSNQIAIHVNEKAYLLGITKNLWMQKYREDRPNVPFDSADIDTAFEDANEPATEKLMHYLETAGQKCMELLKSFYYDNLPVKKLADLFGYTSTHSATVQKYKCLEKVRDTVKQKSLTYEDFLK